The following are encoded in a window of Carya illinoinensis cultivar Pawnee chromosome 15, C.illinoinensisPawnee_v1, whole genome shotgun sequence genomic DNA:
- the LOC122296550 gene encoding uncharacterized protein LOC122296550 isoform X1: protein MMGTGLRFGPLRSENRFYVPSKGRKNQNQQKQARRGKKGDETERLDSSPTSKGPPYSLTKPLELPLKPASNLDRFLEFTMPLVPAQYFSKTIMRGLRTCDVEFQPYFMLNDLWETFKERSAYGVGVPFVLNEGDSVVQ from the exons ATGATGGGAACTGGGTTGCGCTTTGGGCCTCTGCGCAGTGAGAACCGGTTCTACGTCCCATCGAAAGGCAGAAAAAATCAGAATCAGCAAAAACAAGCTCGGAGAGGAAAAAAGGGTGATGAGACTGAGAGGCTGGATTCATCTCCGACGAGCAAAGGCCCTCCATATTCATTGACAAAGCCTTTGGAGCTTCCTCTAAAGCCTGCTAGTAACCTTGATAGGTTCTTGGAATTCACCATGCCTTTGGTCCCGGCCCAGTATTTCTCCAAG aCGATAATGAGGGGGTTGAGGACTTGTGATGTTGAGTTTCAACCATACTTCATGTTGAATGATCTTTGGGAAACATTTAAGGAACGGAGTGCATACGGGGTGGGAGTGCCTTTTGTACTTAATGAGGGTGATTCTGTTGTTCAGTAG
- the LOC122296550 gene encoding uncharacterized protein LOC122296550 isoform X3 translates to MMGTGLRFGPLRSENRFYVPSKGRKNQNQQKQARRGKKGDETERLDSSPTSKGPPYSLTKPLELPLKPASNLDRFLEFTMPLVPAQYFSKTRSLE, encoded by the exons ATGATGGGAACTGGGTTGCGCTTTGGGCCTCTGCGCAGTGAGAACCGGTTCTACGTCCCATCGAAAGGCAGAAAAAATCAGAATCAGCAAAAACAAGCTCGGAGAGGAAAAAAGGGTGATGAGACTGAGAGGCTGGATTCATCTCCGACGAGCAAAGGCCCTCCATATTCATTGACAAAGCCTTTGGAGCTTCCTCTAAAGCCTGCTAGTAACCTTGATAGGTTCTTGGAATTCACCATGCCTTTGGTCCCGGCCCAGTATTTCTCCAAG ACCAGGAGCTTGGAATAA
- the LOC122296550 gene encoding uncharacterized protein LOC122296550 isoform X2, whose product MMGTGLRFGPLRSENRFYVPSKGRKNQNQQKQARRGKKGDETERLDSSPTSKGPPYSLTKPLELPLKPASNLDRFLEFTMPLVPAQYFSKDIQRV is encoded by the exons ATGATGGGAACTGGGTTGCGCTTTGGGCCTCTGCGCAGTGAGAACCGGTTCTACGTCCCATCGAAAGGCAGAAAAAATCAGAATCAGCAAAAACAAGCTCGGAGAGGAAAAAAGGGTGATGAGACTGAGAGGCTGGATTCATCTCCGACGAGCAAAGGCCCTCCATATTCATTGACAAAGCCTTTGGAGCTTCCTCTAAAGCCTGCTAGTAACCTTGATAGGTTCTTGGAATTCACCATGCCTTTGGTCCCGGCCCAGTATTTCTCCAAG GATATTCAAAGGGTGTAA
- the LOC122296549 gene encoding LEAF RUST 10 DISEASE-RESISTANCE LOCUS RECEPTOR-LIKE PROTEIN KINASE-like 2.1 isoform X1, whose amino-acid sequence MIIAFASLSIVIGVLIIGLCFKRKFTSINIIHFFEKENLTHQSVETFLKNNGPFSIRRYNYSDIKKMTNFFRDQLGQGGYGCVYKGKLQDGFFVAVKVLKESKGDGEEFINEVTSISRTSHVNIVTLRGFCFEGSKRALIYEFMPNGSLEKFIYRKAPPKVDHHQLGWETLYMIAVGIAQGLEYLHKGCNTRILHFDINPHNILLDENFCPKISDFGLAKICPRENSIISMLGARGTMGYIAPEVFCRNFGGVSHKSDVYSYRMMVLEMVGGTNNIDVETDHTSETYFPHWIYRHLELDKELWMQGIINEEDEQNIKKMLIVGLCCIQTDPSNRPTMSRVVDMLEGSLDSLQIPPKPFLSSPSRPLGDSSSTVALHYDSIKASSLAWPNEVLG is encoded by the exons ATGATAATAGCATTTG CCAGTTTATCTATTGTAATTGGAGTTCTGATAATTGGCCTCTGCTTCAAGAGAAAGTTTACATCCATTAATATCATACATTTTTTCGAGAAGGAAAATCTAACCCATCAAAGTGTCGAGACATTTCTAAAGAATAATGGACCCTTTTCAATAAGAAGATACAATTACTcagatatcaagaaaatgaccAACTTCTTCAGAGATCAATTAGGCCAAGGAGGCTATGGTTGTGTCTACAAGGGAAAATTACAAGATGGTTTTTTTGTAGCAGtgaaagttttgaaagaatCAAAAGGAGATGGAGAGGAATTCATTAACGAGGTTACGAGCATTAGTAGGACCTCCCATGTCAACATTGTTACTCTTAGAGGCTTTTGCTTCGAGGGTTCTAAAAGAGCTCTAATCTACGAGTTTATGCCTAATGGATCTCTCGAGAAGTTCATATACCGAAAAGCCCCACCAAAAGTTGATCATCATCAATTGGGGTGGGAAACATTATATATGATTGCAGTTGGCATAGCTCAAGGATTAGAGTACTTACACAAAGGTTGTAACACACGAATCTTGCATTTTGACATTAACCCTCACAACATTCTTCTGGATGAGAACTTCTGTCCAAAGATTTCTGATTTTGGTCTTGCAAAAATATGCCCCAGAGAAAATAGTATCATATCAATGTTGGGTGCAAGAGGCACAATGGGATATATAGCTCCAGAAGTATTTTGTAGAAATTTTGGAGGGGTCTCACATAAATCCGATGTTTATAGCTACAGAATGATGGTTTTAGAAATGGTTGGGGGTACAAATAATATAGATGTTGAGACTGATCATACCAGTGAAACATACTTTCCACATTGGATATACAGACACCTTGAACTAGATAAAGAACTATGGATGCAAGGTATCATAAATGAAGAGGACGAACAAAATATAAAGAAGATGCTAATAGTGGGTTTGTGTTGTATACAGACCGACCCGTCAAATCGTCCAACGATGAGTAGAGTTGTGGATATGCTAGAAGGAAGCCTCGACTCTTTGCAAATCCCACCGAAGCCTTTTTTGTCTTCCCCATCACGACCTCTAGGTGATTCTTCGAGTACAGTGGCTCTCCATTATGATTCTATTAAAGCATCCtcattggcttggccaaatgagGTGCTTGGCTAA
- the LOC122296549 gene encoding LEAF RUST 10 DISEASE-RESISTANCE LOCUS RECEPTOR-LIKE PROTEIN KINASE-like 2.1 isoform X2: MTNFFRDQLGQGGYGCVYKGKLQDGFFVAVKVLKESKGDGEEFINEVTSISRTSHVNIVTLRGFCFEGSKRALIYEFMPNGSLEKFIYRKAPPKVDHHQLGWETLYMIAVGIAQGLEYLHKGCNTRILHFDINPHNILLDENFCPKISDFGLAKICPRENSIISMLGARGTMGYIAPEVFCRNFGGVSHKSDVYSYRMMVLEMVGGTNNIDVETDHTSETYFPHWIYRHLELDKELWMQGIINEEDEQNIKKMLIVGLCCIQTDPSNRPTMSRVVDMLEGSLDSLQIPPKPFLSSPSRPLGDSSSTVALHYDSIKASSLAWPNEVLG; the protein is encoded by the coding sequence atgaccAACTTCTTCAGAGATCAATTAGGCCAAGGAGGCTATGGTTGTGTCTACAAGGGAAAATTACAAGATGGTTTTTTTGTAGCAGtgaaagttttgaaagaatCAAAAGGAGATGGAGAGGAATTCATTAACGAGGTTACGAGCATTAGTAGGACCTCCCATGTCAACATTGTTACTCTTAGAGGCTTTTGCTTCGAGGGTTCTAAAAGAGCTCTAATCTACGAGTTTATGCCTAATGGATCTCTCGAGAAGTTCATATACCGAAAAGCCCCACCAAAAGTTGATCATCATCAATTGGGGTGGGAAACATTATATATGATTGCAGTTGGCATAGCTCAAGGATTAGAGTACTTACACAAAGGTTGTAACACACGAATCTTGCATTTTGACATTAACCCTCACAACATTCTTCTGGATGAGAACTTCTGTCCAAAGATTTCTGATTTTGGTCTTGCAAAAATATGCCCCAGAGAAAATAGTATCATATCAATGTTGGGTGCAAGAGGCACAATGGGATATATAGCTCCAGAAGTATTTTGTAGAAATTTTGGAGGGGTCTCACATAAATCCGATGTTTATAGCTACAGAATGATGGTTTTAGAAATGGTTGGGGGTACAAATAATATAGATGTTGAGACTGATCATACCAGTGAAACATACTTTCCACATTGGATATACAGACACCTTGAACTAGATAAAGAACTATGGATGCAAGGTATCATAAATGAAGAGGACGAACAAAATATAAAGAAGATGCTAATAGTGGGTTTGTGTTGTATACAGACCGACCCGTCAAATCGTCCAACGATGAGTAGAGTTGTGGATATGCTAGAAGGAAGCCTCGACTCTTTGCAAATCCCACCGAAGCCTTTTTTGTCTTCCCCATCACGACCTCTAGGTGATTCTTCGAGTACAGTGGCTCTCCATTATGATTCTATTAAAGCATCCtcattggcttggccaaatgagGTGCTTGGCTAA
- the LOC122296548 gene encoding uncharacterized protein LOC122296548 isoform X2, which produces MMGTGLRFGPLRGENRFYVPSKGRKNQNQQKQARRGKKGDETERLDSSPTSKGPPYSLKKPLELPLKPASNLDRFLEFTTPLVPAQYFSKTTMRGLRTCDVEFQPYFMLNDLWETFKERSAYGVGVPFVLNEGDSVVQYYVPYLSGIQLYGKPATGSNAKPRQAGEESDYDYYRDSSSDGSSDHESDKGIKFTREQWVHNHLRGNSQGRLLFEFLEQDLPYSREPLADKIFDLAFQYPGLKTLRSSDLLPISWMSIAWYPIYRIPTGPTLKDLDACFLTYHTLSAPMTGSGSTQASIIYPSEVDDVPKISMRAFGMASYKLKGCMWAQHGASESQLANSLMQAADSWLRLLQVNHPDFKFFASHGMH; this is translated from the exons ATGATGGGAACTGGGTTGCGCTTTGGGCCTCTGCGCGGTGAGAACCGGTTCTACGTCCCATCGAAAGGCAGAAAAAATCAGAATCAGCAAAAACAAGCTCGGAGAGGAAAAAAGGGTGATGAGACCGAGAGGCTGGATTCATCTCCGACGAGCAAAGGCCCTCCATATTCATTGAAAAAGCCTTTGGAGCTTCCTCTAAAGCCTGCTAGTAACCTTGATAGGTTCTTGGAATTCACCACCCCTTTGGTCCCGGCCCAGTATTTCTCCAAG aCGACAATGAGGGGGTTGAGGACTTGTGATGTTGAGTTTCAACCATACTTCATGTTGAATGATCTTTGGGAAACATTTAAGGAACGGAGTGCATACGGGGTGGGAGTGCCTTTTGTACTTAATGAGGGTGATTCTGTTGTTCAATATTATGTTCCATATTTATCTGGCATACAATTGTATGGCAAGCCTGCTACAGGGTCAAATGCTAAGCCAAG GCAAGCTGGTGAAGAGAGTGACTATGACTACTATAGAGATTCAAGCAGTGATGGAAGCAGTGACCATGAAAGTGATAAAGGCATAAAATTTACAAGAGAGCAGTGGGTTCATAACCATCTAAGAG GGAATTCTCAAGGTCGGCTGCTCTTTGAGTTTCTTGAGCAGGATCTCCCTTATAGCCGTGAACCATTAGCTGACAAG ATTTTTGATCTTGCATTCCAATATCCTGGATTGAAGACCTTAAGAAGTAGTGATTTACTGCCAATCAGTTGGATGTCCATTGCATG GTATCCTATATACCGAATACCCACTGGTCCTACATTGAAAGATTTGGATGCTTGCTTTTTAACATACCATACCCTTTCTGCACCCATGACAG GTAGTGGAAGCACCCAGGCCTCGATAATTTATCCTAGTGAGGTCGATGATGTCCCCAAGATTTCCATGCGTGCTTTTGGGATGGCATCCTATAAGTTAAAAGGATGCATGTGGGCACAACATGGGGCTAGTGAGTCTCAACTGGCGAATTCCCTCATGCAGGCTGCAGACAGCTGGCTAAGACTGCTTCAGGTCAATCACCCAGATTTCAAGTTCTTTGCTTCACATGGCATGCACTAG
- the LOC122296548 gene encoding uncharacterized protein LOC122296548 isoform X3: protein MMGTGLRFGPLRGENRFYVPSKGRKNQNQQKQARRGKKGDETERLDSSPTSKGPPYSLKKPLELPLKPASNLDRFLEFTTPLVPAQYFSKTTMRGLRTCDVEFQPYFMLNDLWETFKERSAYGVGVPFVLNEGDSVVQYYVPYLSGIQLYGKPATGSNAKPRQAGEESDYDYYRDSSSDGSSDHESDKGIKFTREQWVHNHLRGEVPIRLARLSITNDHAARQQGFSSDDFEAGNSQGRLLFEFLEQDLPYSREPLADKIFDLAFQYPGLKTLRSSDLLPISWMSIAWYPIYRIPTGPTLKDLDACFLTYHTLSAPMTGI, encoded by the exons ATGATGGGAACTGGGTTGCGCTTTGGGCCTCTGCGCGGTGAGAACCGGTTCTACGTCCCATCGAAAGGCAGAAAAAATCAGAATCAGCAAAAACAAGCTCGGAGAGGAAAAAAGGGTGATGAGACCGAGAGGCTGGATTCATCTCCGACGAGCAAAGGCCCTCCATATTCATTGAAAAAGCCTTTGGAGCTTCCTCTAAAGCCTGCTAGTAACCTTGATAGGTTCTTGGAATTCACCACCCCTTTGGTCCCGGCCCAGTATTTCTCCAAG aCGACAATGAGGGGGTTGAGGACTTGTGATGTTGAGTTTCAACCATACTTCATGTTGAATGATCTTTGGGAAACATTTAAGGAACGGAGTGCATACGGGGTGGGAGTGCCTTTTGTACTTAATGAGGGTGATTCTGTTGTTCAATATTATGTTCCATATTTATCTGGCATACAATTGTATGGCAAGCCTGCTACAGGGTCAAATGCTAAGCCAAG GCAAGCTGGTGAAGAGAGTGACTATGACTACTATAGAGATTCAAGCAGTGATGGAAGCAGTGACCATGAAAGTGATAAAGGCATAAAATTTACAAGAGAGCAGTGGGTTCATAACCATCTAAGAGGTGAGGTCCCAATTAGACTGGCTAGGCTGTCTATAACAAATGATCACGCTGCAAGACAGCAAGGCTTTTCTAGTGATGATTTTGAAGCAGGGAATTCTCAAGGTCGGCTGCTCTTTGAGTTTCTTGAGCAGGATCTCCCTTATAGCCGTGAACCATTAGCTGACAAG ATTTTTGATCTTGCATTCCAATATCCTGGATTGAAGACCTTAAGAAGTAGTGATTTACTGCCAATCAGTTGGATGTCCATTGCATG GTATCCTATATACCGAATACCCACTGGTCCTACATTGAAAGATTTGGATGCTTGCTTTTTAACATACCATACCCTTTCTGCACCCATGACAG GTATCTAA
- the LOC122296548 gene encoding uncharacterized protein LOC122296548 isoform X1: MMGTGLRFGPLRGENRFYVPSKGRKNQNQQKQARRGKKGDETERLDSSPTSKGPPYSLKKPLELPLKPASNLDRFLEFTTPLVPAQYFSKTTMRGLRTCDVEFQPYFMLNDLWETFKERSAYGVGVPFVLNEGDSVVQYYVPYLSGIQLYGKPATGSNAKPRQAGEESDYDYYRDSSSDGSSDHESDKGIKFTREQWVHNHLRGEVPIRLARLSITNDHAARQQGFSSDDFEAGNSQGRLLFEFLEQDLPYSREPLADKIFDLAFQYPGLKTLRSSDLLPISWMSIAWYPIYRIPTGPTLKDLDACFLTYHTLSAPMTGSGSTQASIIYPSEVDDVPKISMRAFGMASYKLKGCMWAQHGASESQLANSLMQAADSWLRLLQVNHPDFKFFASHGMH, encoded by the exons ATGATGGGAACTGGGTTGCGCTTTGGGCCTCTGCGCGGTGAGAACCGGTTCTACGTCCCATCGAAAGGCAGAAAAAATCAGAATCAGCAAAAACAAGCTCGGAGAGGAAAAAAGGGTGATGAGACCGAGAGGCTGGATTCATCTCCGACGAGCAAAGGCCCTCCATATTCATTGAAAAAGCCTTTGGAGCTTCCTCTAAAGCCTGCTAGTAACCTTGATAGGTTCTTGGAATTCACCACCCCTTTGGTCCCGGCCCAGTATTTCTCCAAG aCGACAATGAGGGGGTTGAGGACTTGTGATGTTGAGTTTCAACCATACTTCATGTTGAATGATCTTTGGGAAACATTTAAGGAACGGAGTGCATACGGGGTGGGAGTGCCTTTTGTACTTAATGAGGGTGATTCTGTTGTTCAATATTATGTTCCATATTTATCTGGCATACAATTGTATGGCAAGCCTGCTACAGGGTCAAATGCTAAGCCAAG GCAAGCTGGTGAAGAGAGTGACTATGACTACTATAGAGATTCAAGCAGTGATGGAAGCAGTGACCATGAAAGTGATAAAGGCATAAAATTTACAAGAGAGCAGTGGGTTCATAACCATCTAAGAGGTGAGGTCCCAATTAGACTGGCTAGGCTGTCTATAACAAATGATCACGCTGCAAGACAGCAAGGCTTTTCTAGTGATGATTTTGAAGCAGGGAATTCTCAAGGTCGGCTGCTCTTTGAGTTTCTTGAGCAGGATCTCCCTTATAGCCGTGAACCATTAGCTGACAAG ATTTTTGATCTTGCATTCCAATATCCTGGATTGAAGACCTTAAGAAGTAGTGATTTACTGCCAATCAGTTGGATGTCCATTGCATG GTATCCTATATACCGAATACCCACTGGTCCTACATTGAAAGATTTGGATGCTTGCTTTTTAACATACCATACCCTTTCTGCACCCATGACAG GTAGTGGAAGCACCCAGGCCTCGATAATTTATCCTAGTGAGGTCGATGATGTCCCCAAGATTTCCATGCGTGCTTTTGGGATGGCATCCTATAAGTTAAAAGGATGCATGTGGGCACAACATGGGGCTAGTGAGTCTCAACTGGCGAATTCCCTCATGCAGGCTGCAGACAGCTGGCTAAGACTGCTTCAGGTCAATCACCCAGATTTCAAGTTCTTTGCTTCACATGGCATGCACTAG